Proteins encoded within one genomic window of Polaribacter sp. NJDZ03:
- a CDS encoding ATP-binding protein — MSYKKRFFFLLVLLIIGAVVRVNGQSNLNIKHISPFYKNKKIDIGEIAHDSIGNIWMSSGSGILRYNGYSYNFIDKKEIFSEIEKNDRIHQICTDYYNNIWIKTSNGLLAKYNSRKGIFTTLDYLIEESIEIIKPIKKGLLIATTSGKIYTIYKNQAVYICTILNTNKSEKRISNIDFDGETEFFISTYNGKVFNYSLKTKRLEEIIGDYTGYPGKIILEADYKGKLWMGTEAHGLFVYDVKRKIFIQDSFLNGKTKGIAKEFFISIFYDSNGFIWCGTDGGGLYKINSKTGKIVVYKNKFPNHFSISSNTIMNISEDLQQNIWLVTNHGHANVIPKENKNVNYHKGSISSTPIRVLSIYKSKKETLWIGTDGNGLTRLEANKKAKEYFNNIDNNFYIQSITEDENANLWLGTYRNGLWKFDAKTALFSKIPVINKLNQKGKDVRIVFKDSKGRIWAGSTVSLNIYSKNEKLLASFNNKQDALNGVVVESIIEDHDNNIWLGQQNGGLYKFNENSKDLVQSTFTHYVDKDENTLPRIIDMSLGKEGEIWFINQNFELKLFNSKTATFYEFKNLFPNKTHTFSAIEADDSTNLWLSSFQGVHHFNTEKKEVTSYYSSEGFQEEPYILRSGFKDKEGQIYFGGAKGINFFNPKKLERSSVKKTIEPHLFITSIDILNKPAKQIIPEQITSEIFNVDHLDLKYNQSSFTIQFAAIGNIINPNYNYSYRLKDFDKEWKSTYSEVSATYTNIPSGNYIFEIKANEINQPLQELHKQITITISPPFWQNSYAYLFYLLILFVIIFIVSKWVLIRRKLLINKISRRQEKEFNKAKMNFFTKMSHEIQTPITLILGPIDNMLERAAQNGDLLLKERLKIIANNASRLSRIARDLTLVRNKDLNRLKLSVTQNNLKENIDQVSLSFKELARIKNIDFTINCPNNIGDTWYDKDKMEHILYNILGNSFKYTPKEGNILLTVKPINKKEVLKISISDSGIGIPKDELEDIFKLFYRSSNKNEAKGTGIGLALTKELVTLHKGRIKVDSSKDEGTTFTFKIPVSEDSYSDDEKITSSKKEVHKPIAIETNLVKEPVVKSTINKTKKTILVVEDNFELQNFLQDLLLEEYNVILAENGREGCYLAKNNLPDLIISDVMMPEMDGIEMCEVLSKDNLTKHIPVILLTAKNSTQAKITGLKTGAIEYINKPFNSNELLLKINNIIASKDSIISKYRKELINSPKIKIEKSQDELFLESFNEIVNERLNDPNFKVDELADKLNMSHSSLYRKCSSLTGLSLIDYIRQARLNKAVVLLVKCGYNISEVAYMVGFNNPKYFSKSFKAQFKLTPKVFKNKANASKDMEAYLKEYNIDILDFE; from the coding sequence ATGAGTTATAAGAAGCGATTTTTTTTCCTTCTAGTTTTGTTAATAATTGGCGCTGTTGTTCGTGTAAATGGGCAAAGTAATTTGAATATAAAACACATAAGTCCTTTTTATAAAAATAAAAAAATTGATATCGGTGAAATTGCACACGACTCTATAGGTAATATTTGGATGTCTAGTGGTTCTGGAATCTTAAGATACAATGGCTATTCTTATAATTTTATTGATAAAAAAGAAATTTTTTCAGAAATAGAAAAAAACGATAGAATACATCAAATTTGTACGGATTACTATAATAATATTTGGATAAAAACTAGCAATGGTCTTTTAGCTAAATACAACTCTAGAAAAGGTATTTTTACTACTTTAGATTATTTAATAGAGGAATCTATAGAAATTATAAAACCAATAAAAAAAGGACTTTTAATAGCCACAACTTCAGGAAAAATATACACTATTTATAAGAACCAAGCAGTATATATTTGTACAATTCTAAATACCAATAAATCTGAAAAACGAATTTCAAATATAGATTTTGATGGAGAAACAGAGTTTTTTATAAGTACTTATAATGGAAAAGTTTTTAACTATTCTCTAAAAACGAAACGTTTAGAAGAAATTATTGGAGATTATACCGGATATCCAGGGAAAATTATTTTAGAGGCAGATTACAAAGGTAAACTTTGGATGGGTACGGAGGCGCATGGTTTATTTGTGTACGATGTAAAGCGAAAAATATTTATACAAGACAGTTTTTTAAATGGAAAAACAAAAGGAATTGCAAAGGAATTCTTTATTAGTATTTTTTATGATTCAAATGGTTTTATTTGGTGTGGTACAGACGGTGGTGGTTTGTATAAAATTAATAGCAAAACAGGTAAAATTGTAGTTTATAAGAATAAGTTTCCTAATCATTTTTCTATTAGTAGTAATACTATAATGAATATTAGCGAAGATTTGCAACAAAATATTTGGTTGGTAACCAATCATGGTCACGCAAATGTAATTCCAAAAGAAAATAAAAACGTTAATTACCATAAAGGTTCTATTTCTAGCACTCCTATTAGAGTTTTAAGTATTTATAAGAGTAAAAAAGAAACCTTATGGATTGGTACAGATGGTAATGGATTAACTAGACTTGAAGCAAATAAAAAGGCAAAAGAATATTTTAATAATATTGATAACAATTTTTATATTCAATCTATTACAGAAGATGAAAATGCAAACCTTTGGTTAGGAACTTATAGAAATGGACTTTGGAAATTTGATGCTAAAACAGCCTTATTTTCAAAAATACCTGTAATAAACAAGCTTAACCAAAAGGGAAAAGATGTTAGAATTGTATTTAAAGACTCTAAGGGGCGTATTTGGGCAGGTTCTACTGTATCTTTAAATATATATTCTAAAAATGAAAAATTATTAGCAAGTTTTAATAATAAGCAAGATGCTTTAAATGGGGTTGTTGTAGAAAGTATTATAGAAGATCACGATAATAATATTTGGTTGGGTCAACAAAATGGAGGTCTTTATAAGTTTAATGAAAATAGTAAAGATTTAGTACAATCTACATTTACGCATTATGTTGATAAAGATGAGAATACGCTGCCTAGAATTATAGATATGAGTTTAGGTAAAGAGGGAGAAATTTGGTTTATCAACCAGAACTTTGAGCTTAAATTATTCAATTCAAAAACAGCTACTTTTTATGAGTTTAAGAATTTGTTTCCAAATAAAACACATACTTTTTCGGCGATAGAAGCAGATGATTCAACCAATTTATGGTTGAGTTCTTTTCAGGGTGTTCATCATTTTAATACAGAGAAAAAAGAGGTAACATCTTATTATTCATCCGAAGGCTTTCAAGAAGAACCTTATATATTAAGAAGTGGTTTTAAAGATAAAGAGGGACAAATTTATTTTGGAGGAGCAAAAGGAATTAATTTTTTTAATCCTAAAAAATTAGAAAGATCATCAGTCAAAAAAACTATAGAGCCACATTTATTTATTACTAGTATTGATATTTTAAACAAACCTGCAAAACAAATTATTCCCGAACAAATAACTTCGGAAATTTTTAATGTTGATCATTTAGATTTAAAATACAATCAATCTTCTTTTACCATTCAATTTGCAGCTATTGGTAATATTATTAACCCAAATTATAACTATTCTTATCGGTTAAAAGATTTTGATAAAGAATGGAAATCTACCTACTCAGAAGTTTCTGCAACCTATACAAATATACCTTCTGGTAACTACATTTTTGAAATTAAGGCCAATGAAATTAACCAGCCATTACAAGAGTTACATAAGCAAATTACAATTACTATATCACCACCATTTTGGCAAAACTCTTATGCTTATCTCTTTTATTTATTAATTTTATTTGTAATCATATTTATAGTGTCTAAATGGGTTTTAATAAGACGAAAATTATTGATAAATAAAATTAGCAGACGACAAGAAAAGGAGTTTAATAAAGCAAAAATGAATTTCTTTACCAAAATGTCTCATGAAATTCAAACGCCAATAACTTTAATTCTTGGGCCAATAGATAATATGTTAGAAAGGGCAGCACAAAATGGAGATCTTCTACTTAAAGAACGCCTAAAGATTATTGCAAATAATGCGAGTAGGTTATCTAGAATTGCCAGAGATTTAACTTTGGTTAGAAATAAAGATTTAAACAGGTTAAAACTTTCGGTTACTCAAAATAATTTAAAAGAAAACATAGATCAGGTTTCTTTATCCTTTAAAGAATTAGCAAGAATTAAAAACATCGATTTTACAATAAATTGCCCTAATAATATAGGAGATACTTGGTACGATAAAGATAAGATGGAGCATATTTTATATAACATTTTAGGAAACTCTTTTAAATACACCCCTAAAGAAGGGAATATTTTATTAACGGTAAAACCAATAAATAAAAAGGAAGTATTAAAAATCTCTATATCAGATTCTGGTATTGGAATTCCAAAAGATGAGCTAGAAGATATTTTTAAATTATTTTATAGATCTAGTAATAAAAATGAAGCAAAAGGTACCGGAATAGGTTTAGCACTTACCAAAGAATTGGTGACTTTACATAAAGGAAGAATTAAAGTAGATAGTTCTAAAGACGAAGGCACCACTTTTACATTTAAGATACCTGTTTCTGAAGATTCTTATTCAGATGATGAAAAAATTACGTCAAGTAAAAAAGAAGTTCATAAACCTATTGCTATAGAAACAAATTTGGTAAAAGAACCTGTTGTAAAAAGTACTATTAATAAAACCAAAAAGACAATTTTAGTTGTTGAAGATAATTTTGAGTTGCAAAATTTTCTACAAGATTTATTATTAGAAGAATACAATGTTATACTGGCAGAAAATGGTAGAGAAGGCTGTTATTTAGCCAAAAATAACTTACCAGATTTAATAATTAGTGATGTAATGATGCCAGAAATGGATGGTATAGAAATGTGCGAAGTGCTGTCTAAAGATAATTTAACAAAACACATTCCTGTAATTTTATTAACAGCAAAAAACTCTACCCAAGCAAAAATTACGGGTTTAAAAACGGGTGCAATAGAGTATATAAATAAGCCTTTTAACTCAAATGAGTTGTTGTTAAAAATTAATAATATTATTGCTTCAAAAGACTCTATTATTTCTAAATATAGAAAAGAACTAATTAATAGTCCTAAAATAAAAATAGAAAAATCGCAAGATGAACTCTTTTTAGAAAGTTTTAATGAAATAGTAAATGAACGCTTAAATGATCCTAATTTTAAGGTAGATGAATTAGCAGATAAATTAAATATGAGTCATTCTAGCTTGTATAGAAAATGTTCTTCGTTAACCGGTTTAAGTCTTATAGATTACATTAGGCAGGCGCGTTTAAATAAAGCTGTGGTCTTGTTGGTTAAATGTGGCTACAATATTTCTGAAGTTGCTTATATGGTTGGTTTTAACAACCCTAAGTATTTTTCAAAAAGTTTTAAAGCTCAATTTAAATTAACCCCAAAGGTGTTTAAAAATAAGGCAAATGCATCTAAAGATATGGAAGCGTATTTAAAAGAATACAACATAGATATATTAGACTTCGAATAA
- a CDS encoding Gfo/Idh/MocA family protein, which yields MESNSRRSFIKKAAIATAGLSILPGVSFGADFNLKKDKLKIAFIGVGLRGTNHLNNALQRKDIEIVAICDLDQKRIDMSLELIKKAGKKAPEVFGKDDYDYKNLLALKEIDAVIIATPWLWHTKMAVDSMKAGKYTGLEVSAANTLEECWDLVNTHEETGSHLMILENVNYRRDVLAVLNMVKQNVFGELLHFTCGYQHDLRGVKLNDGKSAYGKGVEFGEKGISESAWRTQHSLLRNADVYPTHGLGPVAVMADINRGNRMVSLTSHATKAIGLNKYIVDNGGKDHPNAKLKWKQGDIITSTIETSNGETIIVTHNVNTPHPYSLGFKVQGVQGLTDFDYHTQRIHVEGTTKGHGWEGMDAWFEKYDHPLWKKYGDSATEAGHGGIDFFVLNAFVESAKENIAPPMDAYDAAAWSAITPLSELSIENNGEPQDFPDFTRGTWIKRKPYNWIKENY from the coding sequence ATGGAATCAAATTCAAGAAGATCTTTTATAAAAAAAGCAGCAATAGCAACAGCAGGATTATCAATATTACCAGGTGTATCATTTGGTGCAGATTTTAATTTAAAAAAAGATAAATTAAAAATTGCTTTTATAGGTGTAGGCTTAAGAGGAACAAATCACTTAAACAATGCACTACAAAGAAAAGATATTGAAATTGTGGCTATTTGTGATTTAGACCAAAAGAGAATAGACATGTCTTTAGAGTTAATTAAAAAAGCAGGTAAAAAAGCTCCAGAAGTATTTGGTAAAGATGATTACGACTATAAAAACCTTCTAGCTTTAAAAGAAATTGATGCTGTAATTATAGCTACACCTTGGTTATGGCATACAAAAATGGCAGTAGATTCTATGAAGGCTGGTAAATATACAGGCTTAGAAGTATCTGCAGCAAATACATTAGAAGAATGTTGGGACCTGGTAAACACACATGAGGAAACAGGATCTCATTTAATGATTTTAGAAAATGTTAACTATAGAAGAGATGTACTTGCCGTTTTAAATATGGTAAAACAAAATGTTTTTGGTGAATTATTACATTTTACATGTGGCTATCAACACGATTTAAGAGGGGTAAAATTAAACGATGGAAAATCTGCTTATGGAAAAGGTGTAGAATTTGGTGAGAAAGGTATTTCTGAATCTGCTTGGAGAACACAACATTCTTTATTAAGAAATGCAGATGTGTATCCTACACATGGTTTAGGTCCTGTAGCAGTTATGGCAGATATAAATAGAGGTAATAGAATGGTCTCTTTAACATCTCACGCTACCAAAGCTATTGGATTAAATAAATATATTGTTGATAATGGCGGAAAAGACCACCCGAATGCAAAATTAAAGTGGAAACAAGGTGATATTATTACCTCTACTATAGAAACTTCTAATGGAGAAACCATTATAGTAACACACAACGTAAATACACCACATCCATATTCATTAGGCTTTAAAGTACAGGGGGTACAAGGCTTAACAGATTTTGATTACCACACACAAAGAATCCATGTAGAAGGAACAACCAAAGGACATGGTTGGGAAGGTATGGATGCTTGGTTTGAAAAATACGATCACCCATTATGGAAAAAATATGGAGATTCTGCAACCGAAGCTGGCCATGGAGGAATTGACTTTTTTGTATTAAATGCCTTTGTAGAATCTGCTAAAGAAAATATTGCACCACCAATGGATGCTTATGATGCCGCAGCTTGGAGTGCAATTACTCCATTATCTGAATTATCTATAGAAAACAATGGTGAACCTCAAGATTTCCCAGACTTTACAAGAGGAACTTGGATAAAAAGAAAACCTTATAACTGGATTAAAGAAAACTATTAA
- a CDS encoding glycoside hydrolase family 2 TIM barrel-domain containing protein yields the protein MSSKKLNYLNFKGTFFIAMLLLTNSFWSQKLNPITDYKSYIENEKVISENKLDTHSSFTSFTSEKKALSNTETYTQSLDGDWNFKWVKNPKDRSVTFMNPDEDVTDWETIKVPSNWEVEGFGVPIYVNHQYEFADYKAPIAEDMELINGVYPKNPGNVPDNYNPVGSYRRTFNVASSWGNKEMFLQIGAMKSGGFVWINGKYIGYSQGSKLPAEFNITEAIKPGKNTIAIQIFRWTDGSYLECQDFWRISGIERSVYIYAQPKTRIQDIEVKSVLDNAYQTGVFEATVSLENHTSKKQKVSIHYKVLNDKNKVVLSNELKTDVLNSKKGVVNFNGLINNVKQWSAEHPNLYTLLVELKDKKGKTLEVIPQKIGFRSVEIKNGLLLVNGQRITLKGVNTQEHNPETGHVVPESQILRDIQLWKENNINAVRLSHYPQQRRFYELCDEYGIYVVDEANIESHGMYYGEHSLAKKATWENAHVDRMVRMVQRDKNHASVIIWSMGNEAGNGINFYAGYKAIKAQDATKRPVQYERPYKEEDGNILDMDWNTDIIVPQYPSPATFEYIGKHKTDRPFIPSEYAHAMGNSTGNFQDYWDIIEQYDNLQGGFIWDWVDQSIWKTNSKGEKYYAFGGDYGENMPTDNSFLNNGIVFPDRTPQPALYEVKKAHEFINFKNSGYTKKDQLRIFIENLYDFTNLNAFDFIAKIKADGKVLKTIKINYIDVVPHIGKLVRVDLSDVKYTENTEYFLEISALTKDTWGILPKGFEVAHEQFNLTKKYQKSVSEIKNSTTLNIYKQANGIKVSNNNIDVYFSKDKGRITTYKYKGKELLKEGKGPKPNFWRAVTDNDFGSQMHIKNIEWKKASLFSKVVKLEVSTLDNGSVFLNVVYKLPGVETTFVSKYTIYGDGVVKIDNTLNTTEYGADLPRIGMSMQLLKEYENMTFLGRGPWENYQDRNNAAFVAIYHSKVKNQYVPYIRPQENGYKTDVRWVALANTNNTGLLVVANNIKKGLGISALHMPNEDFDTTAGLSYGGNTKINKEYQIDGIPKINASKHTIDIKEQDLVQLNIDLAQRGVAGDDSWYSKPQEKYLIKGDKKHNYSFYLIPFKNSDEDALIEKSKMYIEE from the coding sequence ATGAGTTCTAAAAAATTAAATTATTTAAATTTTAAAGGCACTTTTTTTATTGCGATGTTATTATTAACCAATTCTTTTTGGTCTCAAAAACTAAACCCTATTACCGATTATAAGAGCTACATAGAAAATGAAAAAGTTATTTCTGAAAACAAATTAGATACACATAGTTCGTTTACCTCTTTTACTTCAGAAAAAAAGGCGTTGTCAAATACAGAAACATATACACAGAGTTTAGATGGTGATTGGAATTTTAAATGGGTAAAAAATCCTAAAGACAGATCGGTAACTTTTATGAATCCTGATGAAGATGTTACAGATTGGGAAACGATAAAAGTACCTTCTAACTGGGAAGTAGAAGGTTTTGGAGTGCCTATTTATGTAAATCATCAATATGAATTTGCAGATTATAAAGCTCCCATAGCAGAAGATATGGAACTTATAAATGGAGTATACCCGAAAAACCCAGGTAATGTACCAGATAATTACAATCCGGTTGGTTCTTACAGAAGAACATTTAATGTGGCATCTAGCTGGGGCAATAAAGAAATGTTCTTACAGATAGGTGCAATGAAATCTGGTGGATTTGTCTGGATAAATGGCAAATATATTGGGTATTCTCAAGGGAGTAAATTACCAGCAGAATTTAATATTACCGAAGCAATAAAACCAGGAAAAAATACCATTGCAATACAAATTTTTAGATGGACGGATGGTTCATATTTAGAATGTCAGGATTTCTGGAGAATTAGCGGAATTGAACGTAGTGTTTATATTTATGCACAACCTAAAACACGTATTCAAGATATTGAAGTGAAATCGGTTTTAGATAATGCTTACCAAACGGGTGTCTTTGAAGCAACGGTATCTTTAGAAAATCACACTTCAAAAAAACAAAAAGTTAGTATTCATTATAAAGTTTTAAATGATAAAAATAAAGTAGTTCTTTCTAATGAACTAAAAACAGATGTTTTAAACAGTAAAAAAGGTGTTGTTAATTTTAATGGATTAATTAATAATGTAAAACAATGGAGTGCAGAACACCCAAACCTGTATACATTACTTGTTGAATTAAAAGATAAAAAAGGTAAAACGTTGGAAGTAATTCCACAAAAAATAGGTTTTAGATCTGTAGAAATTAAAAATGGATTGCTTTTGGTAAACGGGCAACGAATTACATTGAAAGGGGTAAATACACAAGAACATAACCCAGAAACGGGACATGTAGTGCCAGAATCTCAAATTTTAAGAGACATTCAACTTTGGAAAGAAAATAACATTAACGCAGTTCGTTTAAGCCATTATCCGCAACAAAGAAGATTTTATGAGTTGTGTGATGAATACGGAATTTATGTTGTTGATGAAGCAAATATTGAGTCTCATGGTATGTATTATGGAGAGCATTCTTTGGCTAAAAAAGCAACTTGGGAAAATGCCCATGTAGACAGAATGGTTAGAATGGTACAGCGTGATAAAAACCATGCATCGGTTATTATTTGGTCTATGGGAAATGAAGCTGGTAACGGTATTAATTTCTATGCTGGTTATAAAGCTATAAAAGCACAAGATGCTACAAAAAGACCTGTACAATATGAGCGACCATATAAAGAAGAAGATGGTAACATTTTAGATATGGATTGGAATACAGATATTATTGTTCCTCAATATCCGTCTCCAGCAACCTTTGAGTACATCGGAAAACATAAAACAGACAGACCTTTTATACCCAGTGAATATGCCCATGCAATGGGAAATAGTACTGGTAATTTTCAGGATTATTGGGATATTATTGAACAATATGATAATTTACAAGGAGGTTTTATCTGGGATTGGGTAGATCAATCTATTTGGAAAACAAATAGTAAAGGTGAAAAATATTATGCCTTTGGTGGTGATTATGGCGAAAATATGCCAACAGATAATTCTTTTTTAAACAACGGAATTGTGTTTCCAGACAGAACACCTCAACCTGCTTTATATGAAGTTAAAAAAGCGCATGAGTTTATCAACTTTAAAAATAGTGGCTATACCAAAAAAGATCAATTAAGAATTTTTATAGAAAACTTATACGATTTTACAAATTTAAACGCATTTGATTTTATTGCAAAAATTAAAGCTGATGGAAAAGTTTTAAAAACAATAAAAATTAATTATATAGATGTAGTACCACATATTGGTAAATTGGTAAGAGTAGATTTAAGCGATGTAAAATACACAGAAAACACAGAATATTTTCTTGAGATAAGTGCCTTAACAAAAGATACATGGGGAATTTTACCAAAAGGATTTGAAGTTGCACACGAGCAATTTAACCTAACCAAAAAGTATCAAAAAAGTGTTTCTGAAATTAAAAATTCAACAACATTAAACATCTATAAACAAGCAAACGGAATTAAGGTTTCTAATAATAATATAGACGTTTATTTTAGTAAAGATAAAGGAAGAATAACAACTTATAAATACAAAGGAAAAGAGTTGTTAAAAGAAGGAAAAGGGCCAAAACCTAATTTCTGGAGAGCCGTTACAGATAATGATTTTGGAAGCCAAATGCATATTAAAAATATAGAATGGAAAAAAGCTTCCTTATTTTCTAAAGTAGTAAAATTAGAGGTGTCTACCTTAGACAACGGTAGTGTGTTTTTAAATGTAGTTTATAAATTACCAGGCGTAGAAACTACATTTGTTTCTAAGTATACAATTTACGGAGACGGTGTTGTAAAAATAGATAATACCCTAAATACTACAGAATATGGAGCAGATTTACCAAGAATTGGTATGAGCATGCAACTTTTAAAAGAATATGAAAATATGACTTTTTTAGGTAGAGGGCCTTGGGAAAATTACCAAGACAGAAATAATGCAGCATTTGTAGCTATTTACCACTCTAAGGTAAAAAATCAATACGTACCTTATATTAGACCTCAAGAGAACGGCTACAAAACAGATGTCCGTTGGGTTGCCTTAGCAAACACGAATAATACGGGTTTATTAGTTGTTGCAAATAACATTAAAAAAGGATTAGGTATTAGTGCTTTACACATGCCAAATGAAGATTTTGATACTACTGCAGGATTATCTTATGGAGGAAACACTAAAATTAATAAAGAGTATCAAATAGATGGAATTCCAAAAATAAATGCTTCTAAACATACCATAGATATTAAAGAACAAGATTTAGTACAATTAAATATAGATTTAGCACAACGTGGTGTTGCTGGAGATGATAGTTGGTACTCTAAACCACAAGAAAAATATTTAATTAAGGGCGATAAAAAACATAACTATAGTTTTTATTTAATTCCTTTTAAAAATAGTGATGAAGATGCTTTGATAGAAAAAAGCAAAATGTATATAGAAGAGTGA